The Salinispora tropica CNB-440 genome has a window encoding:
- a CDS encoding aminoglycoside phosphotransferase family protein: protein MTPGDNEITAQLVRDLVRDQHPDLAEHPIRLGARGWDNQLWRLGDDLAVRLPWATVSADALLHKEHAWVPTLAPRLPLPIPIPQRLGVPSKRFPRSWLITTWVPGTPADRAPVTRAFDAARSLATFLTALHQPAPNEAPVSRDRGGLLVDQTEQFAEALSAATERGLIDEPAAVRAVWHDAVAAPPWTGPPLWLHADLHPANVLTADGTLCGVIDFGDLCAGDPAYDLAAAWLLLPDGIDHVHEAYEPAPDPATLRRARGWATARALHGILIGDNGVHGRPGGKPSWGPPAHTALRRLTATVR from the coding sequence GTGACCCCCGGCGACAACGAGATCACCGCGCAGTTGGTCCGGGACCTGGTCCGTGACCAGCACCCCGACCTCGCCGAACACCCGATCCGACTCGGCGCGCGAGGGTGGGACAACCAACTGTGGCGGCTCGGTGACGACCTGGCCGTGCGGCTTCCGTGGGCTACCGTGTCCGCGGACGCGCTACTACACAAGGAGCACGCCTGGGTACCTACCCTGGCCCCACGCCTACCGCTGCCGATCCCCATCCCGCAACGACTCGGCGTGCCCTCCAAACGATTCCCTCGTTCATGGCTCATCACCACCTGGGTTCCGGGCACCCCCGCCGACCGAGCCCCGGTCACACGCGCGTTCGACGCAGCCAGGTCGCTGGCCACCTTCCTGACGGCGCTGCACCAACCCGCCCCCAACGAGGCACCCGTCAGCCGGGACCGGGGTGGGCTGCTGGTCGACCAGACCGAGCAGTTCGCCGAGGCACTCAGCGCCGCCACCGAACGTGGGCTGATCGACGAGCCGGCCGCGGTCCGCGCCGTCTGGCACGACGCGGTAGCGGCTCCGCCCTGGACCGGCCCGCCGCTCTGGCTCCACGCCGACCTGCACCCGGCCAACGTACTCACCGCCGACGGCACCCTCTGCGGAGTGATTGACTTCGGTGACCTCTGCGCCGGGGATCCCGCTTATGACCTCGCCGCCGCGTGGCTCCTGCTACCCGATGGCATCGACCACGTCCACGAGGCCTACGAGCCGGCCCCCGACCCCGCCACCCTGCGCCGCGCCCGCGGCTGGGCGACGGCACGCGCCCTCCACGGCATTCTCATCGGCGACAACGGCGTCCACGGCCGCCCCGGCGGCAAGCCCTCCTGGGGCCCACCCGCGCACACCGCCCTACGCCGCCTCACCGCTACGGTGCGCTGA
- a CDS encoding class I SAM-dependent methyltransferase: MTDGVEPQPQYDGFADEFLDHARDSLYNAHYDRPTCLRLLGEVAGRTVLDVACGPGLYAEELVARGARVIGLDQSPRMVHLCRERVPSGVFHVHDLAERLHWLPDESVDLVLFALALEYVDDRRSTLRELRRVLRPDGALVLSRLHPTGDWLRHGGSYFDERIVEETWSRGWQLRHWLLPLERTCEELHEAGFLIERLLEPQPTAEAALVDQARYERLLREPIGFLAIRALPAPVR; encoded by the coding sequence ATGACCGATGGTGTGGAACCACAACCGCAGTACGACGGGTTCGCCGACGAGTTCTTGGACCATGCACGCGACAGCCTGTACAACGCTCACTACGACCGGCCGACCTGCCTGCGGCTACTCGGTGAGGTCGCTGGACGCACGGTCCTGGATGTGGCGTGCGGTCCCGGGCTGTACGCCGAGGAACTGGTCGCCCGGGGTGCCCGGGTGATCGGGCTGGACCAGAGTCCGCGCATGGTCCACCTGTGTCGAGAGCGCGTCCCCTCCGGCGTCTTCCACGTACACGATCTTGCTGAACGGCTGCACTGGCTGCCGGACGAATCGGTGGACCTGGTCTTGTTCGCCCTCGCGCTGGAGTATGTCGATGACAGGAGATCGACACTGCGGGAGTTGCGGCGGGTGCTGCGGCCGGACGGCGCGCTGGTGCTGTCCCGGCTACACCCCACCGGTGACTGGCTGCGACACGGTGGCAGCTACTTCGACGAACGAATTGTCGAGGAGACCTGGAGCAGAGGCTGGCAACTACGTCATTGGCTGCTTCCGCTGGAGCGAACCTGCGAAGAGCTACACGAGGCGGGCTTTCTCATCGAGCGACTCCTGGAGCCACAGCCGACTGCCGAAGCGGCGCTCGTCGATCAAGCCCGCTATGAGCGCCTGCTACGCGAGCCGATCGGGTTCCTCGCGATCCGGGCGCTGCCGGCCCCGGTGCGGTAG
- a CDS encoding DNA polymerase III subunit gamma and tau yields the protein MALALYRKYRPRTFAEVIGQEHVTEPLSQALRGGRLNHAYLFSGPRGCGKTSSARILARSLNCEHGPTPEPCGTCASCRALATDGAGSIDVIEIDAASHGGVDDARELREKAFFAPAQSRFKIYVIDEAHMVSSAGFNALLKLVEEPPEYVKFIFATTEPEKVLGTIKSRTHHYPFRLIPPKVLRPYLEQLCQAEGVQVEPAVFPLVVRAGGGSARDSLSVLDQLIAGAGPEGVIYARAAALLGVTDSALIDEMCDALAAGDGAAAYATVDRIVGAGHDPRRFAADLLERLRDLIILQRVPDAAPKGLVDGPDDQIERMTAQAQRLGPGTLSRCADIVHDGLVEMRGATAPRLLLELICARLLLPRIDDSTGGLLQRLETLERRHTHAGADVPPAVPTPATGSSPAAAVPPAVPTPATGSSPAPAVPTPAAGAPPAPAVGSPPRPVGTAVSASMDGPAVSDGPRRASPRPAVMPDPATPEPPRPGTTGQGPLDAAAVRRRWPEVVGLVGRKSKKAAAWAREATVHEVDGQTLVLAFRYPFHAQALANEPDLLIESLHEELGERWQIRCEVAGERVGGPAAGPRAAGPARPATAPARPDPAVAPAAPPRSSAGDGAVDGMAPRSAGSADEQEWPEPARPGGAAPPEPAAGTAEEWPATARPGGAGVDATAAAAAGPGGSTTGGGRASGAGVAPAASAVSRPPVTSGARASSAIAAARAAAAGGAQRSAASPRRTAEPDWAGEPPYDPDYDGVPRGGAAPAVVHEGFDPGDEPLDEVIDERTARQSSEEQAVRLLREAFGAERIDEVKSR from the coding sequence GTGGCGCTGGCGCTCTACCGCAAGTACCGGCCACGTACCTTCGCCGAGGTTATCGGGCAGGAACACGTCACCGAGCCGTTGTCGCAGGCGCTGCGGGGCGGGCGGCTCAATCACGCGTACCTCTTCTCTGGGCCGCGTGGCTGCGGCAAAACATCCAGTGCCCGCATCCTGGCCCGGTCGCTCAACTGCGAGCACGGCCCGACCCCGGAGCCCTGTGGGACCTGTGCCTCCTGTCGGGCGCTGGCTACCGATGGCGCCGGTTCGATCGACGTCATCGAGATCGACGCGGCCAGTCACGGCGGTGTTGACGACGCGCGGGAGCTGCGCGAGAAGGCGTTCTTCGCGCCGGCGCAGAGCCGCTTCAAGATTTACGTCATCGACGAGGCGCACATGGTCTCGTCGGCCGGCTTCAACGCCCTGCTCAAGCTGGTCGAGGAGCCCCCGGAGTACGTCAAGTTCATCTTCGCCACCACCGAGCCGGAGAAGGTCCTCGGCACGATCAAGTCGCGGACCCACCACTACCCGTTCCGGCTGATCCCGCCGAAGGTGCTCCGGCCCTACCTGGAACAGCTCTGCCAGGCCGAGGGTGTCCAGGTCGAGCCGGCGGTCTTTCCCCTCGTCGTGCGGGCCGGTGGTGGCAGCGCCCGGGACAGTCTTTCGGTGCTCGACCAGCTCATCGCCGGGGCAGGTCCGGAGGGCGTCATCTACGCCCGGGCCGCCGCGCTGCTCGGGGTCACCGACTCGGCGCTGATCGACGAGATGTGCGACGCGCTCGCCGCAGGGGACGGTGCGGCGGCGTACGCCACCGTCGACCGGATCGTCGGCGCTGGCCACGATCCGCGCCGGTTCGCCGCTGACCTGCTGGAGCGGCTGCGTGATCTGATCATCCTCCAGCGGGTGCCGGACGCCGCGCCGAAGGGCTTGGTGGACGGCCCGGACGACCAGATCGAGCGGATGACCGCCCAGGCGCAGCGGCTTGGGCCGGGCACCCTGTCGCGGTGCGCCGACATCGTGCACGACGGTCTGGTCGAGATGCGAGGTGCCACCGCGCCCCGGCTACTGCTGGAACTGATCTGCGCCCGGCTGCTGCTGCCTCGGATTGACGACTCGACCGGTGGCCTTCTCCAACGCCTCGAAACTCTGGAGCGTCGGCACACCCACGCCGGCGCCGACGTCCCGCCAGCTGTTCCCACGCCGGCTACCGGCTCGTCCCCCGCGGCGGCCGTCCCGCCAGCTGTCCCCACGCCGGCGACCGGCTCGTCCCCCGCGCCAGCTGTCCCCACGCCGGCTGCTGGTGCGCCGCCCGCGCCGGCCGTCGGCTCGCCGCCCCGTCCGGTGGGTACCGCGGTGTCTGCGAGCATGGATGGTCCGGCCGTGTCCGACGGTCCCCGCCGTGCCTCCCCTCGGCCGGCGGTCATGCCCGACCCGGCCACCCCCGAGCCGCCCCGCCCGGGTACGACCGGTCAGGGTCCGCTCGACGCGGCCGCGGTACGTCGGCGCTGGCCGGAGGTGGTCGGTCTGGTGGGCCGCAAGAGCAAGAAGGCCGCTGCCTGGGCGCGTGAGGCGACGGTTCACGAGGTCGACGGTCAGACCCTCGTGTTGGCCTTCCGCTATCCGTTTCATGCCCAGGCCCTCGCCAACGAACCGGATTTGCTGATCGAGTCCCTCCATGAGGAACTGGGTGAGCGCTGGCAGATCAGGTGCGAGGTAGCTGGTGAGCGGGTCGGCGGACCCGCCGCTGGGCCCCGCGCAGCCGGCCCGGCCCGGCCCGCGACCGCGCCGGCACGGCCGGACCCGGCGGTGGCTCCCGCCGCTCCGCCGCGATCGTCGGCCGGTGATGGGGCGGTCGATGGCATGGCCCCGCGCTCCGCTGGGTCCGCCGATGAGCAGGAGTGGCCGGAGCCGGCACGCCCCGGCGGGGCTGCCCCGCCCGAGCCGGCGGCTGGCACAGCCGAGGAGTGGCCCGCGACGGCCCGCCCGGGTGGGGCGGGAGTGGACGCCACGGCGGCAGCAGCAGCGGGGCCGGGCGGCTCGACCACCGGTGGTGGCCGGGCCTCCGGCGCGGGTGTGGCGCCTGCCGCTTCGGCCGTATCCCGGCCGCCAGTGACGAGCGGTGCGCGGGCGAGCAGCGCGATTGCCGCTGCCCGGGCGGCGGCTGCCGGTGGCGCGCAGCGTTCCGCTGCCTCGCCGCGGCGGACGGCGGAGCCGGATTGGGCAGGTGAGCCGCCGTACGATCCGGACTACGACGGCGTGCCGCGTGGTGGTGCCGCCCCCGCAGTGGTGCATGAGGGGTTCGATCCGGGGGACGAGCCGCTGGACGAGGTGATTGATGAGCGGACCGCCCGTCAGTCCAGTGAGGAGCAGGCGGTGCGGCTGCTCCGTGAGGCGTTCGGTGCGGAGCGGATCGACGAGGTCAAGTCCCGTTAG
- a CDS encoding YbaB/EbfC family nucleoid-associated protein, whose translation MQQMLKQAQKMQQQIAKAQAELAEAELTGAAGGGLVTATVAGTGELKSVAIDPKAVDPEDVETLEDLVVAAVRNAAEAARELTDQKMGPVAGGMGGLGLPGF comes from the coding sequence ATGCAGCAGATGCTGAAGCAGGCGCAGAAGATGCAGCAGCAGATCGCCAAGGCGCAGGCCGAGCTGGCCGAGGCGGAGCTGACCGGTGCCGCGGGTGGCGGCCTGGTCACCGCGACCGTCGCCGGCACCGGCGAGCTCAAGTCGGTCGCGATCGACCCCAAGGCGGTTGATCCGGAGGACGTCGAGACCCTGGAGGATCTGGTGGTCGCTGCCGTGCGTAACGCCGCGGAGGCGGCCCGGGAGCTGACCGACCAGAAGATGGGGCCGGTGGCCGGGGGCATGGGCGGCCTCGGCCTGCCCGGTTTCTGA
- the recR gene encoding recombination mediator RecR yields the protein MYEGAIQDLIDELGRLPGVGPKSAQRIAFHVLSADPADVNRLAGALRKVKELVRFCTSCYNVAESEQCRICRDPRRTDEVLCVVEEPKDVVAIERTGEFRGRYHVLGGAINPLEGIGPDNLRVRELLTRLGGGAVRELILATDPNTEGEATATYLALMVKPMGIAVTRLASGLPVGGDLEYADEITLGRAFEGRRTV from the coding sequence ATGTACGAGGGCGCTATCCAGGACCTGATTGACGAGTTGGGCCGGCTGCCGGGCGTGGGCCCGAAGAGCGCCCAGCGGATCGCCTTTCATGTCCTGTCCGCGGACCCGGCCGACGTCAATCGGCTGGCCGGCGCGTTGCGCAAGGTCAAGGAGTTGGTGCGCTTCTGCACCAGCTGCTACAACGTGGCCGAGTCCGAGCAGTGCCGGATCTGCCGCGATCCACGCCGTACCGATGAGGTGCTCTGCGTGGTGGAAGAGCCGAAGGACGTGGTGGCGATCGAGCGGACCGGGGAGTTCCGCGGCCGGTACCACGTCCTCGGCGGCGCGATCAACCCGCTGGAGGGGATCGGGCCGGACAATCTGCGCGTCCGGGAGTTGCTGACCCGGCTGGGCGGTGGCGCGGTGCGGGAGCTGATCCTGGCCACCGATCCGAATACCGAGGGCGAGGCGACCGCCACCTATCTGGCGCTGATGGTGAAGCCGATGGGCATCGCCGTGACTCGGCTGGCCAGTGGCCTGCCGGTCGGCGGCGACCTGGAGTACGCCGACGAGATCACTCTTGGTCGTGCTTTCGAGGGACGCCGGACGGTCTGA